A single genomic interval of Labrus mixtus chromosome 6, fLabMix1.1, whole genome shotgun sequence harbors:
- the rps24 gene encoding 40S ribosomal protein S24 isoform X2 produces the protein MNDTVTVRTRKFMTNRLLQRKQMVVDVLHPGKATVPKTEIREKLAKMYKTTPDVVFVFGFRTQFGGGKTTGFAMVYDSLDYAKKNEPKHRLARHGLYEKKKSSRKQRKERKNRMKKVRGIKKASVGAAGKK, from the exons ATG AATGACACAGTGACAGTCAGGACACGCAAGTTCATGACGAACAGGCTGCTTCAGAGGAAGCAAATG GTCGTCGATGTCCTGCATCCCGGCAAGGCCACAGTCCCCAAGACTGAAATCAGGGAAAAACTTGCCAAGATGTACAAGACCACCCCTGATGTAGTATTCGTCTTTGGCTTCAGGACTCAGTTTGGTGGCGGCAAGACAACAGGCTTTGCCATGGTCTACGACTCCTTAGACTACGCTAAGAAGAACGAGCCCAAGCACAGACTGGCCAGG cACGGTCTCTATGAGAAAAAGAAGTCCTCAAGAAAACAGCGCAAGGAACGCAAGAACAGAATGAAGAAAGTACGAGGCATCAAGAAGGCCAGTGTGGGCGCTGCTGGCAAGAAG TGA
- the rps24 gene encoding 40S ribosomal protein S24 isoform X1: MNDTVTVRTRKFMTNRLLQRKQMVVDVLHPGKATVPKTEIREKLAKMYKTTPDVVFVFGFRTQFGGGKTTGFAMVYDSLDYAKKNEPKHRLARHGLYEKKKSSRKQRKERKNRMKKVRGIKKASVGAAGKKK, from the exons ATG AATGACACAGTGACAGTCAGGACACGCAAGTTCATGACGAACAGGCTGCTTCAGAGGAAGCAAATG GTCGTCGATGTCCTGCATCCCGGCAAGGCCACAGTCCCCAAGACTGAAATCAGGGAAAAACTTGCCAAGATGTACAAGACCACCCCTGATGTAGTATTCGTCTTTGGCTTCAGGACTCAGTTTGGTGGCGGCAAGACAACAGGCTTTGCCATGGTCTACGACTCCTTAGACTACGCTAAGAAGAACGAGCCCAAGCACAGACTGGCCAGG cACGGTCTCTATGAGAAAAAGAAGTCCTCAAGAAAACAGCGCAAGGAACGCAAGAACAGAATGAAGAAAGTACGAGGCATCAAGAAGGCCAGTGTGGGCGCTGCTGGCAAGAAG AAATGA